Proteins encoded within one genomic window of Rossellomorea vietnamensis:
- a CDS encoding HesB/YadR/YfhF family protein, translating to MNIHISEEALAWFKDEMLVEEGEQVRFYVRYGGSSPLHDGFSLGVNKDEPVDAGERIEIDKREFFIEERDLWFFDGHDLYVEFDEKLQEPSYEYKK from the coding sequence ATGAACATACATATTTCAGAAGAAGCTCTTGCGTGGTTTAAAGACGAGATGCTTGTGGAGGAAGGCGAACAAGTCCGTTTTTATGTACGATATGGAGGTTCCAGTCCTCTCCACGATGGTTTTTCACTAGGAGTGAACAAAGACGAACCAGTCGATGCTGGTGAACGGATCGAAATCGACAAACGGGAATTTTTTATAGAGGAAAGAGATTTATGGTTCTTTGATGGTCATGATTTATACGTTGAGTTTGATGAAAAGCTTCAAGAACCATCATATGAGTACAAGAAATAA
- a CDS encoding acyl-CoA thioesterase, whose product MQIAEKTIEVRYAETDQMGVVYHANYLVWMELGRTQLIEDLGFRYADIEKEGILSPVIDLNVSYKSPVRYGEKAFIKTWVEEYDGLRITYAYEIYNGHNQLAITGQSKHVCVKQENFRPISIRKMFPDWHDAYEKAKK is encoded by the coding sequence TTGAAGTGCGTTATGCCGAGACGGATCAAATGGGGGTAGTCTATCATGCAAACTACCTTGTTTGGATGGAGCTTGGTCGTACACAATTGATTGAAGATCTGGGCTTCAGATATGCGGATATCGAAAAAGAAGGAATTCTTTCTCCGGTCATTGACCTGAATGTAAGCTATAAGTCACCTGTTCGCTACGGCGAAAAAGCCTTTATTAAAACATGGGTAGAAGAATATGATGGACTCAGGATTACATACGCTTACGAAATTTATAACGGACATAACCAGCTGGCTATTACCGGGCAGTCGAAACATGTGTGTGTCAAGCAAGAAAATTTCCGCCCGATTTCCATTCGGAAGATGTTCCCGGATTGGCACGACGCCTATGAAAAGGCAAAAAAATAA
- a CDS encoding CapA family protein encodes MNKKRMITGMILCIPFLLMIGFLLNRQYADWNTTTKGVEATSLLHATREVQASGKSIKANASIAAIGDILIHDTVYNDAKKQNGYDFTPMFSPIKDMLSAPDFLIANQESTPGGVELGVSSYPLFNSPQEVVKTLQEVGVDAVTTANNHSLDQGEEGLLNAIDYYGEISMPYVGSFKSPEDQSRIRTFNVDGIKFALLSYTYGTNGIPVPEGKEYLVNVIDEQKMIREIQKAKNLDVDLVVMSLHWGNEYQRFPTEEQQRLAKVLTDNGVDIIFGHHPHVLQPIQTYKTSDGREAVVIYSLGNFLSGQKDDFKDIGGMVTVQVEKTMNPAGSKITFPSIGFQPTFVSENHYKNYRIYPLDFARKNGLIAYTEEEMVSHMVNGVPE; translated from the coding sequence ATGAATAAAAAGCGAATGATAACAGGGATGATTCTCTGTATTCCATTCCTGCTGATGATCGGTTTCCTGCTAAACAGGCAGTATGCCGACTGGAATACCACAACAAAAGGAGTTGAAGCAACCTCCCTCCTCCATGCGACCAGAGAGGTGCAGGCATCGGGCAAATCGATCAAAGCCAATGCTTCCATCGCTGCAATCGGGGATATCCTCATTCATGATACCGTCTATAATGACGCAAAGAAACAAAATGGATATGATTTTACACCGATGTTCTCTCCCATTAAGGATATGCTTTCTGCACCGGATTTTCTGATTGCCAACCAGGAATCAACCCCGGGTGGTGTGGAGCTTGGAGTTTCAAGCTACCCCCTATTCAACAGTCCGCAGGAAGTGGTTAAAACACTCCAGGAGGTTGGGGTGGATGCTGTGACCACCGCCAATAATCATTCGTTGGATCAGGGCGAAGAAGGTCTATTGAATGCGATTGATTACTATGGGGAGATATCGATGCCGTATGTCGGGTCATTTAAAAGCCCGGAAGACCAAAGCCGGATACGTACATTTAATGTGGATGGAATCAAATTTGCCCTTCTTTCTTATACCTATGGTACAAATGGGATTCCTGTCCCTGAAGGAAAAGAGTATTTAGTGAATGTCATAGATGAACAAAAAATGATCCGGGAAATCCAGAAAGCCAAAAACCTGGACGTTGATTTAGTGGTCATGAGCCTTCACTGGGGAAATGAATATCAACGGTTCCCTACGGAGGAGCAGCAGAGACTCGCCAAGGTGCTGACTGATAATGGGGTTGATATCATTTTCGGACACCATCCACATGTCCTGCAGCCGATCCAGACCTATAAAACAAGTGATGGACGGGAAGCGGTTGTTATATATTCTCTTGGGAATTTCCTCTCCGGTCAAAAGGATGATTTCAAGGATATTGGTGGCATGGTGACAGTTCAGGTTGAGAAAACAATGAATCCGGCGGGTTCCAAAATCACCTTCCCCTCCATTGGATTCCAGCCTACGTTTGTGTCAGAGAATCATTACAAAAACTACCGCATCTACCCACTCGATTTTGCCAGGAAAAATGGCTTGATCGCTTACACGGAAGAAGAAATGGTTTCCCATATGGTGAACGGGGTGCCGGAATAG